The following are encoded together in the Peromyscus leucopus breed LL Stock chromosome 1, UCI_PerLeu_2.1, whole genome shotgun sequence genome:
- the LOC114684473 gene encoding zinc finger protein 805-like isoform X5 — MAGNNGKTKATELTTCEPALSKGVSRQGKLTKEASEDSQSVQTPGQIGSSEMQRGHFQTGIEPQSKLPPGKVSLGRDSLGTAEDMCSEVIQHVSSGNAVSNCPSNESDKDPVIQEEESVFRCHDCGKVFSKKRLLALHERSHSGVKPYECKECGKAFSKSTYLLHHHMVHSGEKPYKCMECEKAFNRKSHLTQHQRIHSGEKPYKCDKCGRAFTHRSTFVLHNRSHTGEKPFVCKECGKAFRDRPGFIRHYIIHSGENPYECFECGKVFKHRSYLLWHQRAHTGEKPYECSECGKAFCESAALIHHYVIHTGEKPFECLECGKAFTHRSYLKRHQRIHTGEKPYVCSECGKAFTHCSTFILHKRAHTGEKPFECRECGKAFSNRADLIRHFSIHTGEKPYECIECGKAFNRRSGLTRHQRIHSGEKPYECVECGKTFCWSTNLIRHSIIHTGEKPYECSECGKAFSRSSSLSQHRRMHSESNPASEAGEEKPFTSGQTSVNIQGLLLGNDFFNVSTEENLFQAETSCIAPANSYQRETLKVSSL, encoded by the coding sequence GTAACAATGGAAAAACCAAGGCCACCGAACTTACCACTTGTGAGCCAGCCCTATCTAAGGGAGTCTCACGCCAGGGCAAGTTGACCAAAGAAGCCTCAGAGGACTCGCAGTCAGTGCAAACTCCTGGTCAGATTGGTTCTTCAGAAATGCAGCGAGGACACTTTCAAACAGGGATAGAGCCTCAGAGCAAGCTGCCTCCTGGGAAAGTCAGCCTTGGACGTGATAGCTTAGGGACAGCTGAAGACATGTGTTCAGAGGTTATACAGCACGTTTCTTCAGGAAATGCTGTCAGTAATTGTCCCTCGAATGAGTCAGATAAGGACCCTGTAATTCAGGAGGAGGAAAGTGTCTTTAGATGTCATGATTGTGGCAAAGTATTCAGCAAGAAGCGCCTCCTTGCTCTCCATGAAAGGAGTCACTCTGGAGTGAAGCCATATGAGTGTAAGGAGTGTGGGAAGGCCTTCAGCAAGAGCACATACCTTCTTCACCACCACATGGTCCACAGTGGGGAGAAGCCCTATAAGTGCATGGAGTGTGAGAAGGCCTTCAACCGCAAATCCCACCTTACCCAGCACCAGCGGATCCACAGTGGGGAGAAGCCTTATAAGTGTGATAAATGTGGCAGAGCTTTCACACACCGCTCTACTTTTGTCTTACATAACAGGAGCCACACAGGAGAAAAACCTTTTGTTTGTAAAGAATGTGGGAAAGCTTTTCGAGATAGGCCAGGCTTCATTCGACACTACATCATCCACAGTGGGGAGAACCCGTACGAGTGCTTTGAGTGTGGCAAGGTCTTCAAGCACAGGTCCTACCTCCTGTGGCACCAACGGGCTCATACTGGGGAGAAGCCGTACGAGTGCAGTGAGTGTGGGAAAGCATTTTGTGAGAGTGCAGCCTTGATCCACCACTATGTCATCCACACTGGGGAGAAGCCCTTTGAGTGCCTCGAGTGTGGCAAAGCCTTCACCCACAGGTCGTACCTCAAGAGGCACCAGCGCATTCACACTGGGGAGAAGCCTTACGTGTGCAGTGAGTGTGGAAAAGCCTTCACCCACTGCTCCACTTTCATCTTGCATAAAAGGGcccacactggagaaaaaccctttGAGTGCAgagaatgtgggaaagcctttagcAACAGAGCTGACCTCATTCGACACTTCAGcatccacactggagagaagccctatgagTGCATAGAATGTGGGAAGGCCTTCAACCGGAGATCAGGACTCACAAGGCACCAGCGGATTCATAGTGgggagaaaccttatgaatgtgtTGAGTGTGGGAAAACCTTTTGTTGGAGCACAAACCTCATCCGACACTCCATcatccatactggagagaaaccctatgaatgcagtGAATGCGGAAAGGCCTTCAGCCGCAGCTCATCCCTCAGTCAGCATCGAAGGATGCACAGTGAGAGCAACCCTGCCAGTGAAGCAGGTGAGGAAAAGCCTTTCACAAGTGGGCAGACTTCTGTCAACATCCAAGGACTTCTATTGGGAAATGACTTCTTTAATGTATCCACTGAGGAAAATCTTTTCCAGGCAGAAACATCTTGTATAGCACCTGCTAATTCATAccaaagagaaaccctgaaaGTGTCTTCACTGTGA